One window of Etheostoma spectabile isolate EspeVRDwgs_2016 chromosome 6, UIUC_Espe_1.0, whole genome shotgun sequence genomic DNA carries:
- the LOC116690700 gene encoding collagen triple helix repeat-containing protein 1 isoform X2, which produces MSPLVARLLLLVCLASPLYGVEKYGSCIQGPAGTTGRDGNPGTNGIPGTPGIPGRDGLKGEKGECINEIFEESWRPNYKQCAWNSLNYGIDLGKVADCTFTKLRSDSSLRVLFSGSLRLKCKNACCQRWYFTFNGAECTGPLPIESIIYLDQGSPELNSTINIHRTSSVEGLCEGVKAGLVDVAVWVGTCADYPRGDASTGWNSVSRIIIEELPK; this is translated from the exons ATGTCTCCCCTCGTTGCCCGCTTGCTGCTTCTTGTCTGCTTGGCTTCACCTCTTTATGGCGTGGAAAAG tatggcAGCTGCATACAGGGGCCAGCAGGCACCACTGGCCGAGATGGTAACCCTGGAACCAACGGCATCCCGGGGACGCCGGGCATCCCTGGCCGCGACGGGCTCAAAGGGGAGAAGGGCGAGTGCATCAACGAGATCTTCGAGGAGTCCTGGAGGCCCAACTACAAGCAGTGTGCCTGGAACTCTCTCAACTATGGGATCGACCTGGGTAAAGTAGCT GACTGCACGTTCACCAAGCTGCGTTCAGACAGCTCCCTCCGAGTCCTCTTCAGCGGCTCCCTCAGGCTCAAGTGTAAAAACGCATGCTGCCAGAGGTGGTACTTCACCTTCAATGGAGCAGAGTGCACGGGACCCCTCCCCATAGAGTCCATCATCTACTTAGACCAAGGCAGTCCTGAGCTCAACTCAACCATCAACATCCACAGGACGTCCTCAG TGGAAGGCCTGTGTGAGGGTGTGAAAGCAGGGCTGGTGGATGTGGCCGTGTGGGTGGGGACCTGTGCCGACTACCCCCGAGGGGACGCATCTACAGGCTGGAACTCGGTATCCAGGATTATCATTGAGGAACTGCCCAAATAA
- the LOC116690700 gene encoding collagen triple helix repeat-containing protein 1 isoform X1, producing the protein MSPLVARLLLLVCLASPLYGVEKVRNRGYRKDPDADKYGSCIQGPAGTTGRDGNPGTNGIPGTPGIPGRDGLKGEKGECINEIFEESWRPNYKQCAWNSLNYGIDLGKVADCTFTKLRSDSSLRVLFSGSLRLKCKNACCQRWYFTFNGAECTGPLPIESIIYLDQGSPELNSTINIHRTSSVEGLCEGVKAGLVDVAVWVGTCADYPRGDASTGWNSVSRIIIEELPK; encoded by the exons ATGTCTCCCCTCGTTGCCCGCTTGCTGCTTCTTGTCTGCTTGGCTTCACCTCTTTATGGCGTGGAAAAGGTGAGAAATAGAGGATACCGAAAGGATCCTGACGCGGACAAG tatggcAGCTGCATACAGGGGCCAGCAGGCACCACTGGCCGAGATGGTAACCCTGGAACCAACGGCATCCCGGGGACGCCGGGCATCCCTGGCCGCGACGGGCTCAAAGGGGAGAAGGGCGAGTGCATCAACGAGATCTTCGAGGAGTCCTGGAGGCCCAACTACAAGCAGTGTGCCTGGAACTCTCTCAACTATGGGATCGACCTGGGTAAAGTAGCT GACTGCACGTTCACCAAGCTGCGTTCAGACAGCTCCCTCCGAGTCCTCTTCAGCGGCTCCCTCAGGCTCAAGTGTAAAAACGCATGCTGCCAGAGGTGGTACTTCACCTTCAATGGAGCAGAGTGCACGGGACCCCTCCCCATAGAGTCCATCATCTACTTAGACCAAGGCAGTCCTGAGCTCAACTCAACCATCAACATCCACAGGACGTCCTCAG TGGAAGGCCTGTGTGAGGGTGTGAAAGCAGGGCTGGTGGATGTGGCCGTGTGGGTGGGGACCTGTGCCGACTACCCCCGAGGGGACGCATCTACAGGCTGGAACTCGGTATCCAGGATTATCATTGAGGAACTGCCCAAATAA
- the fzd6 gene encoding frizzled-6: protein MPMPGPLWACLALVWVGSCSAHSLFTCEPIKVHRCLGMPYNMTFFPNIMEHYDQDIAASNMEPFMPLANLRCSPDVHQFLCQAFIPACTEENTVIRPCREQCEVVLSDCEENIRIFGVTWPAELHCDKLDPCSSPDGSAPPATTPMSASSAKRDLGFWCPLQLKTKPGHGSSFLGAQDCAPPCSNMYFKPHDIEFAKNFIGVCSIICLGATLFTFLTFLIDVKRFRYPERPIIFYAVCYSFVSLIYFIGFLLGNNAACTKAAHPSGVDTVVLGSQSKGCTLLFMLLYFFSIAGIVWWVILTITWFLAAGPKWSCEAIEKKAVWFHSAAWGIPGALTVMLLALNKVEGDSISGVCFVGLYDLDALRYFVLAPLCVGVIVGLFLILAGIVSLNHVRQVIQHDERNQEKLKKFMIRIGVFSCLYLVPLVTLLACYTYEQSHRSTWENSWINDRCQEYSIPCSYKTTEHDRPDLSLFLVKYLMTLVVGISAVFWVGSKKTCSQWAYFFNRTRKRDPITESRRVLQESCEFFLKHNSRVQHKKKHYKPSAHKLKVISKSMGTSTGAAPTNASTTNQGTPALGNHERHAHGSMSEASAREPLDRATPSRSSRRGEREREREREGGERRSKGGSSCKISSHSESMHRVPEGRMTPRSELSEARHVPAGQQNPALNQSHSSIQDSTHQLARQVPEESKDTKHSSC, encoded by the exons ATGCCGATGCCAGGACCACTGTGGGCCTGTCTGGCTCTGGTATGGGTGGGAAGCTGCAGTGCCCACAGCCTGTTTACCTGCGAGCCCATCAAAGTGCATCGGTGCTTGGGGATGCCCTACAACATGACCTTCTTTCCCAACATTATGGAGCACTACGACCAAGATATCGCAGCCAGTAATATGGAG CCATTCATGCCCCTGGCAAACCTGCGCTGCTCTCCAGACGTTCACCAGTTCCTGTGCCAAGCCTTTATCCCAGCATGCACCGAGGAGAACACAGTGATCCGTCCTTGCAGAGAGCAGTGCGAGGTAGTTCTGTCCGACTGCGAGGAGAATATCCGAATCTTTGGTGTCACCTGGCCTGCTGAGCTGCACTGTGACAA ATTGGACCCATGTAGCTCTCCTGATGGTTCGGCCCCACCTGCAACCACCCCTATGAGCGCCTCATCAGCTAAGAGGGACCTTGGCTTCTGGTGCCCACTGCAGCTGAAGACCAAACCGGGCCATGGCTCATCGTTCCTCGGCGCCCAGGACTGCGCTCCGCCTTGCTCCAACATGTACTTCAAACCCCACGACATAGAATTTGCCAAGAACTTCATCGGCGTGTGCTCCATCATCTGCTTGGGTGCCACGCTCTTCACCTTCCTCACTTTCCTCATCGACGTCAAGCGCTTCCGCTACCCGGAGCGCCCCATAATCTTCTACGCCGTCTGCTACAGCTTTGTGTCGCTCATATACttcatcggtttcctgctgggAAACAATGCCGCCTGTACCAAAGCGGCTCATCCCTCCGGCGTGGATACAGTGGTGCTGGGCTCTCAGAGCAAAGGCTGCACTCTGCTCTTCATGCTGCTCTACTTCTTCTCTATTGCCGGTATTGTCTGGTGGGTCATCCTCACCATCACCTGGTTCCTGGCTGCTGGACCCAAGTGGAGCTGTGAGGCCATAGAAAAGAAAGCG GTGTGGTTCCACTCTGCTGCCTGGGGGATCCCCGGGGCACTAACTGTCATGTTGCTGGCTCTAAACAAGGTTGAAGGGGACAGCATCAGCGGAGTTTGCTTTGTGGGGCTCTACGACCTGGACGCCCTGCGCTACTTTGTTCTGGCTCCTCTGTGCGTGGGCGTCATAGTCGGCCTCTTCCTCATCCTGGCGGGCATCGTTTCTCTCAACCACGTCCGGCAGGTCATCCAGCACGACGAGCGCAACCAGGAGAAGCTGAAGAAGTTCATGATCCGCATCGGCGTTTTCAGCTGCCTCTACCTGGTCCCGCTGGTCACCCTGTTAGCCTGCTACACCTACGAGCAGAGTCACCGCAGCACCTGGGAGAATAGCTGGATCAATGACCGCTGTCAAGAGTACAGCATCCCCTGTTCCTACAAG ACAACAGAGCACGACCGCCCTGACCTCTCCCTGTTTCTGGTGAAATACCTGATGACACTGGTGGTGGGAATATCTGCAGTGTTCTGGGTCGGCAGTAAAAAAACCTGCTCTCAGTGGGCCTACTTCTTCAACAGGACCCGCAAGAGAGA TCCCATCACTGAGAGCCGGCGCGTGCTCCAGGAGTCCTGCGAGTTCTTCCTCAAGCACAACAGCCGGGTCCAGCACAAGAAGAAGCACTACAAGCCGAGCGCCCACAAGCTCAAAGTCATCTCCAAGTCCATGGGCACGAGCACCGGCGCTGCACCCACCAACGCCTCCACCACCAATCAAGGGACCCCTGCACTGGGCAATCACGAGCGCCATGCTCATGGTTCCATGTCTGAGGCCTCAGCCAGGGAGCCCCTGGACAGGGCCACCCCTAGCCGAAGCTCCCGGAGGggggagagggaaagggagagggagagagaagggggagagagacgaAGCAAAGGGGGGAGCTCCTGTAAGATCAGCAGCCACTCAGAGAGCATGCACAGAGTCCCAGAGGGGAG GATGACTCCGAGGAGCGAGCTCTCAGAGGCCAGGCACGTCCCCGCTGGGCAGCAGAATCcggctttaaaccaatcacacagCAGCATCCAGGACTCCACCCACCAGCTGGCGCGCCAGGTGCCTGAGGAGAGCAAGGACACAAAGCACAGCAGCTGCTGA